TATATTTGGATGGACTAGTACAAAAATTCAGTATTTTCACTATTATACCACTTGGTTGCAAATGGGACCTAACACGAGCGACAGGGACCGCGCAGAACCGGCTCTTCTCCGTGCTCCGGCGGCCTATAAAAGCGGAGAGGTGCGCGTCAGGCAGCGAACCTGCTCCCTCGCTCGCACATGGTTGCCCGCGGACACCCGCCTGTCCTCGGTTCCGGTCTCCACAGCCGCGCGTCGCCATGGACCGTCAGCCGGCGCTGACCACGATCGGCTTCGCCGTGCTGGCCTGCAACTCGGCGCTCGCCATCCGCAGCTCCTGGGGCGACGCGGGCTCCGTCGCCTTCGTGCtggccgccgacgccgcgcTCGTGCTGCTCTTCCTCTGCCTCCGCAGGTTCGAGCAcgccggcgggggcggccggAGCACCAGGGCGGCGGTGTGGGCGCTGACGACGCTGCTCACGGCCATGT
The genomic region above belongs to Panicum hallii strain FIL2 chromosome 4, PHallii_v3.1, whole genome shotgun sequence and contains:
- the LOC112890023 gene encoding uncharacterized protein LOC112890023, coding for MDRQPALTTIGFAVLACNSALAIRSSWGDAGSVAFVLAADAALVLLFLCLRRFEHAGGGGRSTRAAVWALTTLLTAMFASRVAPLMPPAAGAVVWAMAAATAAGGFWAFFLA